The bacterium sequence CACCCCCACCTCGGTCCTCCCCCCTCAATAGGGGGAGGAAGAATTAGGAAGATGACTATTTTATGCTCGCAATGACAATTATGTGTGGATTCCGTATCATTGCTTCCGTCGACGCTCCCTTGGAGCTATGACGTGACAAGCCGCTTAGCCCGGAATGACGGAAGGATTTTCTCTCAAGCGCCCATGTTCCCCCGGGCCCTTTTTCCGACACGCCGATAATATGTTTCCCGCACATACGCTCATACGCACGCTCCACGCACCTACGAGATCTCTCCTCTGCGTTAAGGCTTTAATTGTTTATGTTCAGGTGCTTGTGGAGCGGATCCTGTGAATGATCTCGGTGGTGGAAGTGCCGGGGTGAAAGGCCAGGCTGAGAACTTTACCCCCATCCGCCTGGACAACATCCCCTCCAACGATATCTTCCACCGCCCAGTCTCCACCTTTGACCAGTATGTGTGGCCTGACCCTGCGGATCAACTCCAGGGGAGTATCTTCGGCGAAAGGCACGACAGCATGGACACAGCGCAGCGCCAGCAGGACTTCGCTTCGCTCTTCGAGGTTCAGGATCGGCCGTCCCGGACCCTTAAGCCTCCTGACCGATTCGTCGGTGTTTACGCCAAGCACCAGCAGGTCCCCCTGATCCCGGGCCTGCTGAAGGTAGCGGACGTGACCCGGATGAATGAGGTCGAAACAGCCGTTGGTAAAGACGATGGAGTACCCGGATTCACGCCAGGCGCCGGAAGCTTTCCCGATGGTGTCCATCGTGTATAGGCCAGCGCCCGGTTTCAATCCAGAGCCCTCACGGCCGCCAGTAGAAGAGGCAGAAGCAGTT is a genomic window containing:
- the rfaE2 gene encoding D-glycero-beta-D-manno-heptose 1-phosphate adenylyltransferase, whose protein sequence is MKPGAGLYTMDTIGKASGAWRESGYSIVFTNGCFDLIHPGHVRYLQQARDQGDLLVLGVNTDESVRRLKGPGRPILNLEERSEVLLALRCVHAVVPFAEDTPLELIRRVRPHILVKGGDWAVEDIVGGDVVQADGGKVLSLAFHPGTSTTEIIHRIRSTST